The proteins below come from a single Leptospirillum ferriphilum genomic window:
- a CDS encoding cistern family PEP-CTERM protein gives MRQRFLTTLFSVFLLPTVLLFPRIVLATTVVDITSGDVGLSYNITWMDPTSSTGLSTNLSATGSFTVKSLTSSELLLGITLNNTTSSSFQAAILSLGMTSSPSLSGQLLGTSSVFSGLSDPGNFPGGFKNINLCLYAGSNCNGGDINNGLQSASSTSFELALTTSTGNLLTSGVDLSQFPVKFQTQDGSFELGDKVFPAAPEPSSFFLAGTGLLMILLFFRRTSRKRQFLL, from the coding sequence ATGCGCCAGAGGTTTCTTACGACACTCTTTTCCGTTTTCCTCCTACCCACTGTTCTCCTTTTTCCGAGGATTGTCCTTGCAACGACCGTCGTTGACATTACCTCCGGCGATGTCGGACTCAGCTATAACATCACCTGGATGGATCCCACATCTTCAACAGGTCTTTCGACCAATCTTTCGGCAACCGGAAGCTTTACCGTCAAGAGCCTGACCTCTTCCGAGCTCCTCCTGGGCATCACCCTGAACAACACCACCTCTTCCTCCTTCCAGGCAGCCATCTTGTCTCTGGGCATGACGTCTTCCCCATCTCTTTCCGGACAGCTTCTGGGTACATCCAGCGTCTTTTCCGGACTTTCCGATCCGGGCAATTTTCCGGGCGGATTCAAGAACATCAACCTCTGTCTTTATGCGGGCTCCAACTGCAATGGAGGAGACATCAACAACGGCCTTCAGTCGGCTTCTTCCACGTCTTTTGAACTGGCGCTTACGACATCCACCGGAAATCTGCTCACCAGCGGAGTAGACCTGTCCCAGTTTCCGGTCAAATTCCAAACCCAGGACGGATCCTTCGAACTCGGGGATAAAGTTTTTCCGGCAGCACCGGAACCTTCTTCTTTCTTTCTTGCCGGAACTGGCCTCCTGATGATTCTCCTGTTTTTCCGAAGAACATCCCGAAAACGACAGTTTTTGCTCTAG
- a CDS encoding sensor histidine kinase, translated as MDSHKHSRKLSPAEPQGRSTFSMQSAEREQGIIRVIVGLLASFYLYSLHHVPGVSGIPLSAHSMILPVNAYTILLLGTIYLFPGYHPIRIIFGIAGDLSLVMLVMALTGVKGLPLGVVDLWVIMGNGFRFGPRYLGVATGLSAVEFIGVYRVNPWWQQHTVLFDTQLIGMIVLPLYMAVLLTKLEKLIEAANAANQSKSRFLANMSHELRTPLNGIMGLSELLREQASPRQNELLNTLQGSARHLSDIIGKILDFSRLEAGRMTVSLVTFDVGQVVAETVSALLPLARQKNLPLTVLMDARFPSSLRGDPFHLKQILTNLLGNAIKFTESGEVVLTITPILTSDERQLSVRFEVSDTGIGISEEEKNRIFESFSQGDDSVTKRYGGTGLGLAITRQLVDLEKGKLGFLSHAGKGSIFWCTIPYTVDTDLSLLKPGWTVQPPVSVWAPPDRQEGIRTLLELLGIAPDTHDSGGSTKNVVSVESRSPRKPLLASLTPETLPAFREYLNTRPRPFQDDPLTIVSVEKSMSLARVDLPQTGGWIVLTDFPPSPEDVSRILGWPITTVSSPGKPTDPPPPRHRTPEGQFLSSMTRR; from the coding sequence ATGGACTCTCACAAGCATTCAAGGAAACTTTCTCCCGCTGAACCTCAGGGACGTTCGACGTTTTCGATGCAAAGCGCCGAACGGGAGCAGGGGATCATCCGCGTCATTGTAGGACTGCTTGCGTCCTTTTACCTTTATTCCCTGCATCATGTCCCCGGAGTTTCCGGCATCCCGTTGTCCGCACACTCCATGATTCTTCCTGTCAATGCCTATACCATCCTTCTTCTTGGCACGATCTATCTATTTCCGGGATATCACCCCATCCGGATCATTTTCGGCATTGCAGGAGACCTGTCCCTTGTGATGCTCGTCATGGCCCTGACCGGCGTCAAAGGTCTTCCATTGGGGGTCGTTGATCTATGGGTCATTATGGGAAACGGGTTCCGCTTCGGTCCTCGTTATCTCGGTGTAGCAACAGGGCTATCGGCCGTGGAATTTATCGGAGTTTACCGTGTCAACCCCTGGTGGCAACAACACACTGTCCTCTTTGATACCCAGCTGATCGGGATGATCGTTCTCCCTCTCTACATGGCCGTGTTGCTCACCAAACTGGAAAAACTGATCGAGGCGGCAAACGCTGCCAATCAGTCCAAATCCCGCTTTCTGGCGAACATGAGCCACGAACTCCGCACCCCCCTGAACGGCATCATGGGGCTTTCCGAACTGCTCCGGGAACAGGCTTCTCCCCGACAGAATGAGCTTCTCAATACTCTGCAGGGGTCTGCCCGCCATCTGTCGGACATCATTGGAAAGATCCTTGACTTTTCCCGTCTGGAAGCGGGGCGGATGACTGTTAGTCTGGTCACATTCGATGTGGGTCAGGTCGTTGCCGAAACCGTCAGTGCCCTTCTTCCCCTCGCCCGTCAGAAGAACCTTCCCTTGACAGTTCTGATGGACGCACGGTTTCCCTCTTCCCTGAGGGGCGATCCGTTCCATCTGAAACAGATCCTGACCAACCTTCTGGGGAACGCCATCAAGTTCACAGAATCCGGAGAAGTTGTTCTCACAATCACCCCCATCCTGACCTCCGATGAACGGCAGCTCTCTGTCCGTTTCGAAGTGTCCGACACGGGCATTGGCATTTCCGAGGAAGAGAAAAACCGAATTTTTGAAAGTTTTTCTCAAGGCGACGACTCGGTCACCAAACGTTATGGAGGGACAGGGCTCGGGCTTGCTATTACCCGGCAGCTGGTCGATCTTGAAAAAGGAAAACTCGGTTTCTTGAGCCATGCCGGAAAAGGTTCGATCTTCTGGTGCACGATCCCCTATACCGTCGACACGGATCTGTCTCTCCTGAAACCCGGATGGACGGTTCAGCCCCCGGTGTCTGTCTGGGCACCACCCGACAGACAGGAGGGAATCCGGACACTTCTTGAGCTTTTGGGCATCGCCCCGGACACTCACGATTCGGGGGGCTCCACAAAGAATGTTGTCTCCGTCGAATCCCGGTCTCCGCGAAAGCCCCTGCTTGCGTCCCTCACTCCCGAGACTCTTCCGGCATTTCGGGAATATCTCAATACCCGGCCGAGGCCCTTTCAGGACGATCCGCTGACGATCGTTTCCGTGGAAAAATCCATGTCGCTTGCACGTGTGGATCTTCCACAGACCGGAGGATGGATTGTCCTGACGGATTTTCCCCCTTCCCCGGAGGATGTCAGCCGGATTCTCGGATGGCCGATTACGACAGTCTCTTCTCCCGGCAAACCGACTGACCCGCCCCCCCCACGCCATCGCACCCCGGAAGGACAATTCTTGTCGTCGATGACCAGGAGGTGA
- a CDS encoding ISAzo13 family transposase, translating into MEKNLIGDRFNLLAWTLDERLRRIVCAAEAKVLGHGGVTTVSRATGVSRRAIHAGLKELDERPAEREPSDRRIRRPGAGRKKVTDRDSTLMTDLESLVEPVTRGDPESPLRWTTKSLRRLAEELKAMGHAVSHASVGTLLGELGYSLQSNVKTLEGGDHPDRNAQFEYINAQAEGRLARGEPVISVDTKKKELIGPFKNNGRTWRPQGEPEEVKVHDFIDKELGRANPYGVYDLAQDEGWVSVGTDHDTSAFAVQTIRRWWQSVGAESYPQATELLMTADGGGSNGSRVRLWKVEIQKLADEIGIPITICHFPPGTSKWNKIEHRLFSFISMNWRGQPLVSHEVLLNLIANTRTKSGLTVKAELDPGVYPKGIKISDEELASLHLVRHSFHGEWNYSLHPRDG; encoded by the coding sequence ATGGAGAAGAATCTGATCGGAGACCGATTCAACTTGCTGGCGTGGACACTGGATGAACGGTTGCGCCGGATTGTCTGCGCAGCCGAAGCCAAGGTTCTGGGCCATGGGGGTGTCACGACCGTCTCCCGGGCCACCGGGGTCTCGCGACGGGCCATTCACGCCGGACTGAAAGAACTGGACGAGCGTCCGGCGGAACGGGAGCCTTCTGACCGGAGGATCCGGCGTCCGGGAGCAGGACGGAAGAAGGTCACCGACCGGGATTCCACGCTCATGACCGATCTCGAGTCGCTGGTCGAGCCGGTGACGCGGGGAGATCCGGAATCGCCCCTTAGGTGGACCACAAAAAGTCTGCGACGACTGGCGGAAGAGTTGAAGGCGATGGGACATGCCGTGAGCCATGCCTCTGTCGGAACGCTTCTTGGGGAACTGGGGTACAGCCTTCAGTCCAACGTCAAAACGCTGGAAGGAGGAGATCACCCGGACCGGAATGCCCAGTTCGAGTACATCAACGCCCAGGCCGAGGGTCGTCTGGCGCGGGGAGAGCCGGTCATCTCGGTGGATACCAAGAAGAAGGAACTCATCGGACCCTTCAAGAACAACGGACGGACGTGGCGACCCCAGGGAGAGCCCGAAGAGGTCAAGGTTCACGACTTCATCGACAAGGAGCTGGGTCGGGCGAATCCTTACGGAGTCTATGACCTGGCCCAGGATGAGGGATGGGTGAGCGTTGGGACCGATCACGACACGTCGGCCTTTGCCGTCCAGACGATCCGGCGGTGGTGGCAAAGCGTGGGGGCGGAATCCTACCCTCAGGCCACCGAGCTTCTGATGACGGCGGATGGTGGAGGGAGCAACGGATCCCGCGTGCGCCTCTGGAAGGTCGAGATCCAGAAACTGGCGGACGAGATCGGGATTCCCATCACGATTTGTCATTTTCCTCCCGGAACCAGCAAGTGGAACAAGATCGAACACCGCCTGTTTTCGTTTATCAGCATGAACTGGAGAGGGCAACCGCTGGTCAGCCACGAAGTCCTTCTGAATCTGATTGCCAACACCAGGACGAAAAGCGGACTCACGGTCAAAGCCGAGCTTGATCCAGGGGTCTACCCCAAAGGCATCAAGATCTCCGACGAGGAGCTGGCCTCTCTCCATCTGGTGCGCCACTCCTTCCATGGAGAATGGAACTATTCCCTTCATCCCAGAGACGGATGA
- a CDS encoding PEP-CTERM sorting domain-containing protein (PEP-CTERM proteins occur, often in large numbers, in the proteomes of bacteria that also encode an exosortase, a predicted intramembrane cysteine proteinase. The presence of a PEP-CTERM domain at a protein's C-terminus predicts cleavage within the sorting domain, followed by covalent anchoring to some some component of the (usually Gram-negative) cell surface. Many PEP-CTERM proteins exhibit an unusual sequence composition that includes large numbers of potential glycosylation sites. Expression of one such protein has been shown restore the ability of a bacterium to form floc, a type of biofilm.), with amino-acid sequence MNKMKKVAVAAVFAMALGAGAGAKDAWAQYGIPIAPCSTCSSTEVVDIYGNTSGSPNINTAYTAPTSTSDGIIGANNLVFTPASGLTQVANSVIGYTATSTSGPSAEYSGYVDSSVWRTSSGTLDFFYQFDVTSIGSNAAAPNSAGISPFNLPNNTTYNLALGINSSTAPTSSGGTTVTYDPLCIGTNCTPVSLSNFFNDPTPLTLSYGNGGTFIGGNNTPIFDMSAGNVSPQLFIASNATSYGIGTFTIQSSTGIADVAAFVPDSPEPGTLVLFGSALALGSFFMMRKKGLSIV; translated from the coding sequence ATGAACAAGATGAAGAAAGTCGCCGTTGCCGCCGTTTTCGCCATGGCTCTCGGAGCCGGCGCCGGTGCTAAAGACGCCTGGGCACAGTACGGCATCCCGATCGCCCCCTGTTCAACATGCAGCAGCACGGAAGTCGTGGACATTTATGGAAACACGAGCGGAAGTCCGAACATCAACACAGCCTACACTGCCCCTACGAGTACAAGTGATGGGATTATCGGAGCCAACAACCTCGTCTTTACTCCGGCAAGCGGGCTGACACAGGTTGCAAACTCCGTCATCGGGTACACGGCCACATCGACTTCCGGACCTTCAGCAGAATACTCCGGTTATGTGGACTCTTCCGTGTGGAGAACTTCCAGTGGAACGCTGGACTTTTTCTATCAGTTTGACGTGACCTCGATCGGAAGCAACGCGGCTGCTCCGAACTCCGCCGGAATCTCTCCCTTCAACCTGCCGAACAACACCACTTACAACCTGGCATTGGGAATCAATTCCTCGACAGCACCAACTTCCAGCGGTGGAACGACAGTCACCTACGATCCCCTGTGTATTGGAACGAACTGCACTCCTGTATCACTGTCCAATTTCTTTAACGACCCGACACCGCTCACCCTGAGCTACGGGAATGGTGGAACCTTTATCGGCGGTAACAATACCCCGATCTTTGACATGAGCGCTGGCAATGTTTCTCCTCAGCTCTTTATCGCCAGCAACGCCACCTCTTATGGGATTGGAACCTTTACCATCCAGAGCTCGACGGGTATCGCCGATGTCGCAGCTTTCGTACCAGACAGTCCCGAACCCGGCACCCTGGTTCTTTTTGGATCCGCTCTGGCACTCGGAAGCTTTTTCATGATGCGCAAAAAAGGGCTCTCGATCGTCTGA
- a CDS encoding beta-propeller fold lactonase family protein produces the protein MRLLPLPTGSPCVNGQECIQRKIPQRPRNRSLFFPFLFLLALSGCGGGGGGAAGGGPLEIAYVLSEDPGNNNQGYVVEYGLNPATNQFQMSASGPLSSGGQTPIQFLINPDNTLAFVLNNNNTGGSTNNDGSIAVYQVGANGLSATPQVPPPTGPNPVNMALDPGGNYLVVANHGNGQSSTTEPGSVEVFTVNSNGQLDELSTSGSPCTYPFRIVFAPGASGSDNDIVYVTCTSPELLESSPPPASIFVCTIGELSGSGCGKPVYETSNLAFWNFVIDPSHTYAVAPGSTPSQNGSLLVCTISGTLNCSTSLSLSQTQWIPSGNIAFGGTSSSPVTYIGNYDPSSSLSENFDSCSIGPSSPNCYTSTNLRQPYPLYLATQGNVLYIADTVTPISGSYSVSINGSYSVSSSGTTTGTSPPSSGYLYACSISSSSPSNSPSCMAPSSTSSSGNTGGWPVGITFDTRNLVFVPTLSGEINIFTGASTGNLVPFQTIQNPYIPLSVTIQ, from the coding sequence ATGAGGCTTCTTCCGCTGCCGACAGGAAGCCCCTGTGTTAACGGCCAAGAGTGCATTCAGCGAAAAATTCCCCAAAGACCCCGGAACCGGTCACTGTTTTTTCCGTTCCTCTTTCTCCTGGCATTGTCCGGATGCGGGGGCGGCGGGGGAGGAGCTGCTGGAGGAGGACCGCTCGAGATCGCCTATGTCCTCTCGGAAGACCCTGGTAACAATAATCAGGGATACGTTGTGGAATACGGGCTGAACCCCGCGACCAACCAGTTCCAGATGTCCGCGAGTGGTCCGCTCTCCTCCGGAGGACAGACGCCGATCCAGTTTTTGATAAACCCGGACAACACCCTGGCGTTCGTTCTGAACAACAATAATACGGGAGGAAGTACAAACAATGATGGCTCCATCGCGGTCTACCAGGTCGGAGCGAACGGATTGTCCGCGACACCCCAGGTTCCCCCCCCAACGGGACCAAACCCCGTCAACATGGCTCTGGATCCGGGAGGAAACTATCTCGTGGTCGCCAACCACGGGAATGGACAAAGCAGCACTACTGAACCCGGTTCAGTGGAGGTGTTCACCGTGAACAGCAATGGTCAACTGGACGAACTTTCAACATCCGGATCTCCCTGCACTTACCCCTTCCGGATCGTGTTCGCACCTGGAGCAAGCGGATCCGATAATGATATCGTATACGTGACTTGCACAAGTCCAGAACTTCTAGAAAGTTCTCCTCCTCCGGCATCCATTTTTGTCTGTACGATTGGAGAGTTATCCGGATCTGGATGCGGTAAACCTGTTTACGAGACTTCAAATCTGGCTTTTTGGAATTTTGTCATCGATCCTTCACACACCTATGCCGTCGCCCCGGGGAGTACACCCAGTCAAAACGGATCTCTTCTTGTCTGCACGATTTCCGGAACATTAAACTGTTCAACAAGTTTATCTCTTTCTCAAACACAATGGATCCCTTCCGGCAATATCGCTTTCGGAGGGACATCTTCCAGTCCCGTCACCTACATTGGAAACTACGACCCTTCTTCTTCCCTGTCAGAAAACTTTGATTCCTGCTCAATAGGCCCTTCTAGCCCAAACTGCTACACATCTACTAACTTAAGACAACCATACCCCCTTTATCTTGCAACCCAGGGGAACGTCCTCTACATCGCCGACACGGTGACTCCTATCAGCGGATCTTATTCAGTTTCTATCAACGGATCTTATTCAGTTTCAAGTTCCGGAACTACAACCGGTACATCCCCTCCTTCCAGCGGCTATCTTTATGCTTGTTCCATCTCTAGCTCTAGCCCCAGCAACTCACCAAGCTGCATGGCTCCCTCCTCCACTTCCAGCTCGGGAAATACCGGAGGTTGGCCCGTGGGAATCACCTTTGATACCCGGAACCTGGTGTTCGTCCCGACCCTGTCCGGCGAGATCAACATTTTTACGGGAGCCTCGACAGGAAACCTCGTCCCCTTCCAGACCATCCAGAATCCTTACATCCCTCTCAGCGTCACGATCCAGTAG
- a CDS encoding crotonase/enoyl-CoA hydratase family protein: MDTMTMTVATTRNVPCPTYSQLSILHDENYQIDWCYMQGDPRPCFTPKMLEELQHYANHLSIQADRDVRYRIQASKVPGIFNYGGDLHLFRSLIASRDKAGLLSYARGCINSLYGVITHYNRDITSIALVQGDALGGGMECAMAFDVIVAEKQARMGLPEVLFNLFPGMGAYSFLSRKIGPAKAEKFILSGVIYTAEELYEMGIVDVLAEEGQGERAVYDYIRRENKFRNSYRAMKEVRKAVNPVSYEELLAITEIWVDAALKLEDRDLRMMERLVSRQSQKPLAEAV, from the coding sequence ATGGACACTATGACAATGACGGTTGCCACGACAAGAAACGTTCCCTGCCCGACATACAGCCAACTCTCGATCCTTCATGACGAAAACTACCAGATCGATTGGTGTTATATGCAGGGAGACCCCCGTCCTTGCTTCACCCCCAAAATGCTGGAAGAACTCCAACATTATGCCAACCATCTGTCCATTCAGGCAGACCGGGATGTGCGTTATCGCATCCAGGCGTCGAAAGTGCCCGGGATTTTCAATTATGGCGGAGACCTGCATCTTTTCCGCAGCTTGATAGCAAGTCGCGACAAAGCAGGTCTTCTTTCATATGCTCGCGGATGCATCAATTCTCTTTATGGTGTGATCACGCATTACAACAGGGATATCACTTCCATCGCCCTCGTCCAGGGAGATGCTCTGGGGGGCGGGATGGAATGTGCCATGGCGTTTGACGTGATTGTCGCCGAAAAGCAGGCCAGGATGGGTCTTCCCGAAGTTCTCTTCAACCTCTTTCCCGGCATGGGGGCGTACAGCTTTCTCTCCCGGAAAATCGGTCCGGCCAAGGCGGAGAAATTTATCCTGAGCGGGGTCATCTACACGGCCGAAGAACTTTACGAGATGGGGATCGTGGATGTTCTGGCGGAGGAAGGCCAGGGGGAACGCGCCGTGTATGACTACATCCGGCGGGAGAACAAGTTCCGGAACAGCTACCGCGCAATGAAAGAAGTCCGCAAGGCGGTTAATCCCGTGTCCTACGAAGAGCTTCTGGCGATCACGGAAATCTGGGTGGACGCCGCACTGAAACTCGAAGACCGTGATCTTCGCATGATGGAGCGTCTCGTGTCCCGTCAATCGCAGAAACCGCTGGCCGAAGCCGTCTGA
- a CDS encoding Hpt domain-containing response regulator, protein MNRTVLEGLLESKGYRVVLANDGESALDLLEKNSAQFDLMILDLCMPGRGGLDVLKAHRFLESKNPVPAIILTANQSEEARLDSLNAKAEVFLTKPLDTRRLLETIDRIIQRQTPLSRKGPSDSSSHPLFPEDVLPLIETPTLLALREFSPHPSFLRKLVNGFIAEGHRHMDNLQDACRQKDYPVLMEALHSLRGSALQLGALKLAHLCREAEKLTVPDLIENRLGPLEGRLPKTFEETLQELNRLIGTLPELHLFAE, encoded by the coding sequence GTGAACAGGACCGTCCTCGAAGGTCTTCTCGAGAGCAAAGGATACCGGGTGGTTCTGGCCAACGACGGGGAATCGGCGCTCGACCTTCTGGAAAAAAACAGCGCACAATTCGACCTCATGATTCTCGATCTGTGCATGCCCGGGCGTGGAGGACTGGACGTCCTGAAAGCCCACCGCTTTCTGGAATCAAAAAATCCCGTTCCGGCCATCATTCTCACCGCGAACCAGTCGGAAGAAGCCAGGCTCGACAGCCTGAATGCCAAAGCCGAGGTCTTTCTGACAAAGCCTCTCGACACACGGCGCCTTCTGGAAACCATTGATCGGATCATCCAGAGACAAACCCCTCTCTCCAGAAAGGGTCCTTCCGATTCTTCCAGCCATCCTCTTTTTCCGGAAGACGTCCTCCCTCTCATCGAAACCCCAACACTGCTGGCCCTCCGGGAATTCAGTCCGCATCCGTCTTTTCTCCGGAAGCTTGTGAACGGCTTCATCGCGGAAGGACACCGACATATGGACAACCTCCAGGACGCTTGCCGCCAGAAAGACTACCCGGTTCTGATGGAAGCCCTTCATTCCCTCCGTGGAAGCGCCCTGCAGCTGGGCGCCCTGAAACTCGCACACCTTTGCCGGGAGGCGGAGAAACTCACCGTCCCGGACCTGATCGAAAACCGGCTTGGTCCCCTGGAAGGGCGGTTGCCCAAAACCTTTGAAGAAACCCTGCAGGAGCTCAACCGTCTGATCGGCACACTCCCCGAACTTCATCTTTTCGCAGAGTAA
- a CDS encoding HD domain-containing phosphohydrolase, translating into MQIVSPLSPAKQKTQDPFSEPPLVLIVDDQLLGRTLLEEIIRSVDPKIRIKSYEDPVSALASLINAIPDLVLVDYKMPRIDGIEFLRRFRALDGAEDVPVVMVTVVDDKNIRYRALEAGATDFLTRPLDRIECQCRCRNLLALRALTLRQKNQARILADEVRNQTLLLRERERETLFRLALAGEFHDFETGNHLLRMSRYARQIADAMGLPPEQAEMIELASPMHDIGKIGIPDNILKKPGRLSKDEFEVIKTHPRIGHQILEGSTSPVIQLGAMIALTHQERFDGSGYPHSLSGRDIPVEGRIVAVADVFDALTSRRPYKPAWSFDQALEHIQGASGTLFDPDCVSAFLCRLDIITGIFIQLKDQEEQINSTPYS; encoded by the coding sequence ATGCAGATCGTCTCTCCGTTATCCCCGGCAAAACAGAAAACACAAGATCCGTTTTCGGAACCTCCTCTCGTCCTGATCGTTGATGATCAGCTGCTTGGACGGACCCTTCTGGAAGAGATTATCCGGAGCGTGGATCCCAAAATTCGTATCAAAAGTTACGAAGACCCCGTTTCAGCCCTTGCTTCCTTGATAAACGCAATTCCCGACCTGGTTCTCGTCGACTACAAAATGCCCCGCATCGATGGCATCGAATTTCTCCGGCGCTTCCGCGCACTCGATGGAGCCGAAGATGTCCCGGTCGTCATGGTGACGGTTGTCGACGACAAAAATATTCGATACAGGGCGCTGGAAGCGGGAGCCACCGATTTTCTGACGCGTCCCCTTGACCGGATTGAATGCCAGTGCCGGTGCAGGAATCTTCTGGCGCTTCGGGCCCTCACTCTCCGACAAAAAAACCAGGCGCGCATCCTGGCAGACGAAGTCCGCAATCAGACGCTCCTTCTTCGGGAACGGGAACGGGAAACACTCTTTCGTCTCGCCCTGGCGGGAGAGTTTCACGACTTCGAGACCGGGAACCATCTCCTTCGAATGTCCCGATACGCCCGACAAATCGCGGACGCCATGGGGCTTCCTCCGGAACAGGCGGAGATGATCGAACTCGCTTCCCCCATGCACGACATCGGCAAAATTGGCATTCCTGACAACATTCTGAAAAAGCCCGGACGCCTCTCAAAAGATGAATTTGAAGTGATCAAGACGCACCCCCGCATCGGTCACCAGATTCTGGAAGGCAGTACTTCTCCCGTAATTCAGCTGGGGGCGATGATCGCACTCACCCACCAGGAGCGATTTGACGGTTCGGGCTACCCGCACAGTCTCTCGGGACGGGATATTCCCGTAGAAGGACGGATCGTCGCCGTGGCCGACGTCTTCGACGCTCTGACCTCCCGGAGGCCCTACAAGCCAGCCTGGTCTTTTGATCAGGCGCTGGAGCACATTCAGGGTGCGTCGGGAACCCTTTTCGATCCGGACTGTGTCTCGGCTTTCCTCTGCCGACTTGACATCATTACCGGGATTTTCATCCAGCTCAAGGATCAGGAAGAACAAATCAACAGCACTCCTTACTCTTGA